From one Butyricimonas faecihominis genomic stretch:
- a CDS encoding ROK family protein yields the protein MYQFDKRIVMTLDAGGTNFVFSAIRSNEEIVEPIVLPSNGDNLEKCLETMVTGFSAIKLKLPEDPVAISFAFPGPADYVNGIIGDLKNLPAFQGGVALGAFLRNKFGIPVFINNDGDLFAYGEALAGALPEVNRMLRDAGKNKVYKNLIGITLGTGFGGGVVRDGELFLGDNGAAAEVWVLRDKRQPIYGVEEGISIRAIKREYARLSGDTRRLTPKEIFEIAEGNLEGNPAAAREAFDHAGEVLGEAIASMNAVVDGIVVIGGGIIAAHKYLMPAVMRELNGTLEMYEGAPADRMEMKAFFLDDPGDCAAFLTPTSRRVVVPGTTETVEYDPMKRMGVITTKLGTSRAIAFGAYAFALNELDK from the coding sequence ATGTATCAGTTTGATAAAAGAATAGTGATGACGTTGGATGCCGGGGGAACGAATTTTGTATTCTCGGCTATCCGGTCGAATGAAGAGATCGTTGAACCGATTGTTTTACCTTCAAATGGCGATAATTTGGAGAAGTGCTTGGAGACGATGGTTACGGGTTTTTCTGCCATCAAATTGAAGTTGCCGGAAGACCCCGTGGCGATCAGTTTTGCATTTCCCGGGCCGGCTGATTACGTGAACGGGATTATCGGTGACTTGAAGAACTTACCGGCTTTTCAAGGGGGAGTGGCATTAGGTGCTTTTTTGAGAAATAAGTTTGGGATTCCGGTATTTATCAATAATGACGGGGACCTGTTCGCTTACGGGGAGGCATTGGCTGGAGCGTTGCCGGAAGTGAATCGTATGCTACGGGATGCGGGGAAAAATAAGGTGTATAAGAATTTGATCGGGATTACCCTAGGTACCGGATTCGGTGGTGGGGTAGTTCGTGATGGGGAGCTTTTTTTGGGTGATAACGGTGCGGCTGCTGAAGTATGGGTGTTGCGGGATAAACGCCAGCCGATTTACGGGGTCGAGGAGGGAATTTCGATCCGGGCGATTAAGAGGGAATATGCCCGATTGTCTGGGGATACACGGCGGTTGACCCCGAAAGAGATTTTCGAGATTGCCGAGGGAAATCTCGAAGGAAACCCGGCGGCTGCCCGGGAAGCTTTTGATCATGCGGGAGAAGTGTTGGGAGAGGCTATTGCCTCGATGAATGCTGTGGTGGATGGTATCGTGGTGATTGGCGGAGGGATTATTGCTGCCCACAAATATTTGATGCCAGCCGTGATGCGGGAGTTGAACGGGACCTTGGAAATGTACGAAGGAGCCCCGGCGGACCGGATGGAGATGAAGGCTTTTTTCTTGGATGATCCGGGAGATTGTGCGGCATTCTTGACCCCCACGTCCAGACGTGTTGTCGTGCCCGGAACGACGGAAACGGTCGAGTATGATCCCATGAAAAGAATGGGGGTAATTACGACGAAGCTGGGAACAAGTAGGGCTATCGCTTTCGGAGCTTACGCTTTTGCCTTGAATGAGCTGGACAAATAG
- a CDS encoding MFS transporter: MKESSTSIKALLPVLFGFFIMGFCDVVGIATSYVKADFGLSETIAGFLPSMVFLWFLLLAVPAAIFMNRIGRKKTVLVSMLVTIVGMIIPFIDYNLYTCLIAFALLGIGNTILQVSLNPLLTNVVKGNVLASSLTAGQVLKAVSSFCGPFIAAFAATVLGNWQYLFPIFALLTLISMGWLMLVHIREESPEQSTSSWRATFGLLKDRTILLLFLGIVFVVGVDVGINTVAPKLLIERCGFDVTGAGVGSSVYFAFRTIGAFVGTFLLARVSGSKYFRVNILVAITAMIVLFFMSGQYSILVLIALIGFTCSSIFSLIFSMAIQARPEKANEISGLMVTGIFGGAVIPPLMGYCTDLIGTQAGSLIVILGCMCYLLYCSVGIKTQK, encoded by the coding sequence ATGAAAGAAAGTTCTACGAGTATTAAGGCTTTACTGCCTGTGTTGTTCGGTTTTTTTATCATGGGATTCTGTGACGTGGTGGGGATTGCAACCAGTTACGTAAAGGCCGATTTCGGGTTAAGTGAAACTATTGCCGGATTCCTGCCTTCGATGGTATTTCTATGGTTTTTGTTACTGGCGGTCCCGGCGGCTATTTTTATGAACCGTATCGGTCGTAAGAAAACGGTATTGGTGAGTATGTTGGTGACCATTGTGGGGATGATTATTCCTTTTATTGATTATAACCTATACACGTGCCTGATCGCTTTTGCCTTGCTGGGAATCGGTAATACCATTTTGCAGGTGTCGTTGAACCCGTTATTGACGAATGTGGTGAAGGGAAACGTGCTGGCAAGTTCGTTGACCGCAGGGCAGGTGCTGAAGGCCGTTTCGTCTTTCTGTGGTCCGTTTATTGCGGCATTCGCGGCGACCGTACTGGGAAATTGGCAATATCTTTTCCCGATTTTCGCCTTGTTGACCTTGATTTCCATGGGCTGGTTAATGCTTGTGCATATTCGAGAGGAATCGCCGGAACAGTCGACCTCTTCGTGGAGAGCGACGTTCGGGTTGTTGAAGGATAGGACGATCCTGTTGCTTTTCTTGGGTATCGTGTTTGTCGTGGGCGTTGATGTCGGGATTAACACGGTGGCTCCGAAGTTATTGATCGAGCGTTGTGGGTTTGATGTTACGGGAGCGGGTGTAGGATCGAGTGTTTATTTTGCCTTCCGCACGATCGGGGCTTTCGTGGGAACTTTCCTGTTAGCACGGGTTTCCGGTAGCAAGTATTTCCGGGTGAATATTTTGGTAGCTATTACTGCCATGATCGTGTTGTTCTTCATGTCTGGGCAATACTCGATTTTGGTGTTGATCGCGTTGATCGGTTTCACGTGTTCCAGCATATTCTCCCTGATCTTCTCCATGGCCATTCAAGCCCGTCCGGAGAAAGCTAACGAGATTTCCGGTTTGATGGTGACAGGTATTTTCGGTGGTGCGGTAATCCCGCCATTGATGGGATATTGTACGGATTTGATCGGTACACAGGCCGGTTCACTTATCGTGATCCTCGGCTGTATGTGTTACTTGTTGTATTGCTCGGTGGGAATTAAAACCCAGAAGTGA
- a CDS encoding MATE family efflux transporter, protein MRFTHKQIWVITFPILVSLLMEHLINMTDTAFLGRVGEVELGASALAGVYYMAIYMLAFGFSIGAQILIGRRNGEGNYKDIGPIFIQGVLFLVGLATLMFTVSRIYTPSVLRSVIDSEQVYVATNDYMKWRIFGFFFSFVAVMFRAFFVGITTTRILTINSLVMVGTNVVLNYLLIFGKFGFPALGISGAAIGSSVAELVSMIFYILYTWKKVDWKKYALFNLSSFNPKLLSGILNISIWTMIQSFLAMATWFLFFIAVEHLGERPLAVSNIVRSAAMFFFMPVSAFAATTSSLVSNLIGAQATSQVWSTCLKTIKMCYLFVIPIGIIILLAPATFLRIYTDDPQLIQATIPSLFVMMSAVLLSTPGSILFNAVSGTGNTRMALFMEFGTLTFYVLYIIYIVFYLQADVAICWTTEHAYWSILLILGFMYMKSGKWAGKKI, encoded by the coding sequence ATGAGATTTACACACAAGCAAATATGGGTGATCACTTTCCCAATCCTGGTCAGTTTGTTGATGGAACACTTGATTAACATGACCGATACCGCCTTTCTCGGCAGAGTGGGAGAAGTCGAACTAGGCGCATCAGCCTTAGCCGGCGTGTACTACATGGCAATCTACATGCTCGCTTTCGGTTTCAGCATCGGGGCACAAATCCTCATTGGCCGACGTAATGGAGAAGGCAACTACAAGGATATCGGTCCCATTTTTATACAAGGGGTACTTTTCCTCGTGGGACTTGCCACGCTCATGTTCACGGTTTCCCGCATATACACGCCTTCGGTTCTCCGTTCTGTCATTGACTCGGAACAAGTCTACGTGGCCACGAACGACTACATGAAATGGCGAATATTCGGTTTCTTTTTCTCGTTTGTCGCCGTCATGTTCCGGGCCTTCTTCGTGGGAATCACCACGACACGCATCCTCACGATCAATTCGCTTGTCATGGTCGGCACCAATGTCGTGCTGAATTACCTGTTAATTTTCGGTAAATTCGGGTTCCCGGCCTTAGGCATCAGCGGGGCTGCCATCGGTTCGTCCGTGGCAGAACTCGTTTCCATGATATTCTATATCCTATATACTTGGAAAAAAGTTGATTGGAAGAAATACGCACTTTTCAACCTGTCCAGTTTCAACCCGAAATTATTGTCGGGCATACTCAATATCTCCATTTGGACCATGATCCAGTCCTTTCTGGCCATGGCCACTTGGTTTCTGTTCTTTATTGCCGTGGAACACCTCGGTGAACGCCCGCTGGCAGTGTCCAACATCGTGCGCAGTGCCGCCATGTTCTTCTTCATGCCGGTTTCCGCCTTCGCTGCCACGACCAGCTCGCTTGTGAGTAACCTGATCGGTGCGCAGGCCACCTCCCAAGTCTGGAGTACTTGTCTCAAAACAATCAAGATGTGCTACCTCTTTGTCATCCCGATCGGCATCATCATACTACTGGCTCCCGCCACATTTTTAAGAATATACACCGATGATCCCCAACTCATCCAAGCCACGATCCCTTCCCTTTTCGTGATGATGAGCGCGGTTCTTCTTTCCACCCCCGGCAGTATTCTTTTCAACGCCGTATCGGGAACAGGAAACACCCGTATGGCTCTATTCATGGAGTTCGGCACGCTCACGTTCTACGTTCTCTACATCATCTACATCGTGTTCTATCTCCAAGCGGATGTCGCCATCTGTTGGACCACGGAACACGCCTACTGGAGCATCCTACTCATTCTCGGTTTCATGTACATGAAAAGCGGAAAATGGGCAGGAAAGAAAATATAG
- a CDS encoding beta-N-acetylglucosaminidase, which produces MKKVLVFFVCLLLAQVRVMAQDIQVQPSPRQVNVTGKSMTIPVAFRLVGEQEANPHAIALLKQFLGDRLGTEGFPLFVGEKGDRAVRGAKRLIPDHPEGYYLSITDKAITLAGNDERGTYYAARTFMQLFHEGHLPFVGIQDYPDVRFRGVVEGFYGTPWSHEARLRQLRFYGENKLNTYIYGPKDDPFHSSPNWRKPYPAKEAARLAELVKVADENEVDFVWAIHPGLDIRWETSDRDSLMAKFERMYDLGVRSFAVFFDDISGEGAKADRQVELLNYIDDHFVQVKPDVTPLIVCPTEYNKGWARPESGYLATIGEKLNPSVEVMWTGDRVISEITREGVEWIREQIKRPAYIWWNFPVSDYVRDHLLLGEVYGNGKDIAGSISGFVANPMEWAEASKLAIYCVADYTWNMQSYDRSRSWHRAIRAIIPENVEAFTVFARHNSDLGENVHRFRREESVEIQPVAERFMKRYREGHYDERDFLALQDEFERVAEAADLLLIDRENEALIEEITPWLHQFKILGDAGQEALAMIKAGERGDRELFLRKYNHVKALRKRSYELERQFNQNPYQPGVKTGTTVLQPLVLDVFTEATERFNRQNGTDLPLLADYSPCKLTTNVPQLEHLPLQVYPSRVHLTPLLEVVKWPAGGYLQLELDDAYRIPGTRLNFDVKGDLSWGVMEVSADGETWQTVTLTRDARGRLNGKWEDTPVKFVRFTNTGEGEQQVYLREFYVVFSL; this is translated from the coding sequence ATGAAAAAGGTGTTGGTTTTCTTCGTTTGCTTGTTGTTGGCGCAGGTGAGAGTTATGGCTCAGGATATTCAAGTGCAACCTTCTCCCCGTCAGGTCAATGTTACAGGGAAGAGTATGACGATTCCGGTTGCTTTCCGGCTCGTGGGAGAACAGGAGGCTAATCCTCATGCAATCGCCCTGTTGAAACAATTTTTGGGTGATCGTCTCGGGACGGAAGGATTTCCCTTGTTCGTGGGCGAGAAAGGGGACCGGGCCGTGCGGGGAGCGAAACGGCTGATACCCGATCATCCGGAAGGATACTACCTGTCGATTACCGATAAGGCCATCACGCTGGCCGGGAATGACGAGCGGGGAACGTATTATGCCGCGCGTACCTTCATGCAGTTGTTCCACGAGGGGCATTTACCGTTTGTTGGGATTCAGGATTACCCGGACGTACGTTTCCGGGGCGTGGTCGAGGGATTTTACGGTACGCCTTGGAGCCACGAGGCCCGTTTGAGGCAACTGCGTTTTTACGGGGAGAACAAATTAAACACGTATATTTACGGGCCAAAAGACGATCCTTTCCATAGTTCGCCCAACTGGCGGAAACCTTACCCTGCCAAGGAGGCTGCTCGTCTTGCCGAGCTGGTGAAGGTGGCGGACGAGAACGAGGTGGATTTCGTGTGGGCGATTCATCCGGGGTTAGACATCCGCTGGGAGACTTCCGACCGTGATTCATTGATGGCCAAGTTCGAGCGTATGTACGATTTGGGCGTACGTTCTTTTGCCGTTTTTTTTGATGATATTTCCGGTGAGGGGGCGAAAGCCGACCGACAGGTGGAGTTGTTGAATTATATTGATGACCATTTCGTACAAGTAAAGCCCGACGTGACGCCTTTGATCGTGTGTCCAACCGAGTACAATAAAGGATGGGCACGACCGGAAAGTGGGTATCTTGCCACGATAGGTGAGAAGTTGAACCCGTCCGTGGAGGTGATGTGGACGGGAGATCGGGTGATTTCCGAGATTACCAGGGAAGGCGTGGAGTGGATTCGGGAACAGATCAAACGCCCCGCTTATATCTGGTGGAATTTCCCCGTGTCGGATTACGTGAGGGATCACCTGTTACTGGGCGAGGTGTATGGTAACGGGAAAGATATTGCCGGGAGCATTTCCGGTTTCGTGGCCAATCCCATGGAATGGGCGGAGGCATCCAAACTGGCAATATACTGCGTGGCAGACTACACGTGGAATATGCAATCGTACGATCGTTCTCGGTCATGGCACCGGGCTATTCGGGCCATCATACCGGAGAACGTGGAGGCCTTTACCGTTTTCGCCCGTCATAATTCCGATCTGGGAGAGAACGTGCATCGTTTCCGTCGGGAAGAATCCGTGGAAATTCAACCCGTGGCCGAGCGTTTCATGAAGAGGTATCGAGAAGGACATTATGATGAGCGGGATTTTCTTGCTTTGCAGGACGAGTTCGAGCGTGTGGCGGAGGCTGCCGATTTGTTGTTGATTGACCGGGAAAACGAGGCGTTGATTGAAGAAATTACCCCGTGGTTGCATCAGTTCAAGATATTGGGAGATGCTGGGCAGGAGGCCTTGGCCATGATTAAAGCCGGGGAACGTGGTGATCGTGAGCTTTTCCTGCGGAAGTATAATCACGTTAAAGCCTTGCGCAAGAGGAGTTACGAGCTGGAAAGGCAATTTAACCAGAATCCTTACCAGCCGGGCGTGAAGACCGGGACGACAGTACTTCAACCGTTGGTGCTGGATGTTTTCACGGAGGCCACGGAACGGTTTAATCGTCAGAACGGGACGGATTTGCCTTTGTTAGCCGATTATTCACCTTGTAAGTTAACCACGAACGTGCCTCAACTGGAACATCTACCTTTACAAGTATATCCCAGCCGGGTTCATTTGACCCCTTTGCTGGAAGTCGTGAAATGGCCGGCCGGGGGGTACCTGCAATTGGAACTTGATGATGCCTACCGGATTCCCGGTACTCGTTTGAATTTTGACGTGAAGGGTGACCTTTCTTGGGGTGTCATGGAAGTATCTGCTGACGGCGAAACGTGGCAGACCGTGACATTGACTCGTGACGCTCGCGGCCGTCTGAACGGTAAATGGGAGGATACTCCCGTGAAGTTCGTCCGTTTCACGAACACGGGAGAGGGAGAACAACAGGTGTATTTACGGGAGTTCTACGTGGTATTCAGTTTGTGA
- a CDS encoding GNAT family N-acetyltransferase, with protein sequence MIDIIIREFDERDAETVSRLIRNNLTFVNSRDYEPAVIDYMCRLFTPDYLCGISATRTMFVAEENGKVVGTVGLEGDEVCALYVDPDVHGRRVGERLLQRVEDFALSRHVHLLHLSASLTAVGFYEKMGYRSQEKEESELFGPAYIMTKLL encoded by the coding sequence GTGATAGACATTATAATAAGAGAATTTGATGAACGGGATGCGGAAACCGTGTCACGTCTGATTAGGAATAACTTGACCTTCGTGAATAGCCGGGATTATGAACCTGCGGTGATAGACTATATGTGCCGTTTGTTCACACCTGATTATCTGTGTGGAATATCGGCTACCCGGACGATGTTCGTGGCGGAGGAAAACGGGAAGGTGGTCGGGACGGTTGGGCTGGAAGGGGATGAGGTCTGCGCCTTGTACGTGGACCCGGATGTACATGGACGGCGGGTTGGGGAACGTTTGTTACAACGCGTTGAGGATTTTGCCTTGAGTCGTCATGTCCATTTGTTGCATTTGTCGGCCAGCCTCACGGCAGTCGGTTTTTACGAGAAAATGGGGTATCGCTCCCAAGAGAAAGAGGAATCCGAGCTTTTCGGTCCTGCTTATATTATGACTAAATTATTGTAA
- a CDS encoding transglutaminase-like domain-containing protein, with translation MKQVLWILLAFVLLCACEEKHFMTDPGYRKMVEQDFQKKKKVLEGNPGNLFAVFDSPMSVEEREALMFLYAYSPLIDLSFSGGDFLLENVRWAFQAREAMPWGKDIPEDIFRHFVLPVRGGKENLDTARIVFYKELKERVATCESMEKAALEVNHWCHEHVIYKPTNARTRSPLATMLTAYGRCGEESIFTLAALRAVGIPARQIYTPRWAHCDDNHAWIEVWVDGEWKYLGACEPEPRLNIAWFTLPVQRAMYVESEVFGKYNGQEEIVYVNESGSGVNVTSHYTRTAPTLVQVIDENGQPVVNAKVEYKIFNYGEFYPVVTLYSDVKGETSLTLGQGDIFVWASKGKKLGFGELSVERQDTLTVVLDKTVGDLFSGEWDLVPPRQHDITALSTDEERAVNDRRFAREDSLRNVYVATFMSRTQGGDVAMELGVDTARFAAYMVASRGNYSELLRFMREVSPERRTLAMNLLGVIAEKDLQDTPADVLLSHVEGDGRDVSNPYFTEYILNPRVQNELLTAYREPVREFLKRHDITDVTSLIQETGKIKVVDSLYPAKVVTPPVGVIRAGVTDALSRNVFFVAACRTMGIPARLSPISGKPEYYQNGTWHTVNFMTEKVVPKGELMLHYAQKTVSDPKYFLNFTIGKLEDGRVRTIDLGSNAAVDMGVGASYKTIFTKPVTLEEGDYLLSTGNRRSDGAVLADLVSFQVEAGKLTNIDMLIRPCVEKMEILGVVPTALSIVPEGKTKPEAIRLPEKGYMAIALIEANKEPTNHLLRDMSGMKDDFENLGVPLYFVFKDADHQAKFNRADFRVFPSVMQWGTDLDGRLLKGLAEGLCLTNTESLPLIVLLNAKGEVVFVSQGYRVGLGTQIMNIISRK, from the coding sequence ATGAAACAAGTTTTATGGATACTGCTTGCTTTCGTGCTGTTATGTGCATGTGAGGAAAAGCATTTTATGACAGATCCGGGCTACCGGAAGATGGTGGAACAGGATTTTCAGAAAAAGAAGAAGGTGTTGGAAGGTAACCCGGGTAATTTGTTTGCCGTGTTCGATTCTCCGATGAGCGTGGAAGAGCGAGAGGCGCTGATGTTTCTCTACGCTTATTCTCCGTTGATTGATCTATCTTTTTCGGGGGGAGATTTTCTGTTGGAGAATGTGCGTTGGGCATTTCAAGCGAGAGAGGCGATGCCTTGGGGGAAAGATATTCCGGAAGATATATTCCGTCATTTTGTACTTCCCGTGAGGGGTGGGAAAGAGAATCTGGACACGGCTCGTATCGTTTTCTACAAGGAACTGAAGGAACGGGTTGCGACCTGTGAGTCCATGGAAAAAGCGGCGCTGGAAGTGAATCACTGGTGTCATGAACACGTGATCTATAAACCGACCAATGCCCGGACCCGTTCACCGCTAGCCACGATGCTCACGGCTTACGGTCGCTGTGGTGAAGAGTCTATTTTCACGCTGGCAGCTTTGCGGGCCGTGGGGATTCCGGCACGTCAGATATACACGCCTCGCTGGGCGCATTGTGATGATAATCACGCGTGGATTGAGGTCTGGGTGGATGGCGAGTGGAAGTACTTGGGGGCTTGTGAACCAGAACCTCGGTTGAATATTGCGTGGTTCACGTTGCCCGTGCAAAGGGCGATGTATGTGGAGTCGGAGGTGTTCGGGAAATACAATGGTCAGGAAGAGATTGTTTACGTGAATGAAAGCGGTTCAGGCGTGAACGTGACGTCCCATTATACACGGACCGCTCCGACATTAGTTCAAGTTATTGACGAGAATGGGCAACCTGTTGTGAATGCGAAGGTGGAATATAAGATATTTAATTACGGGGAGTTTTACCCCGTGGTGACATTGTATTCCGACGTGAAGGGTGAGACTTCCCTGACGTTGGGGCAAGGAGATATTTTCGTTTGGGCAAGTAAGGGAAAGAAGTTGGGTTTTGGGGAATTGTCCGTGGAGCGGCAGGATACACTGACCGTCGTGTTGGATAAAACTGTCGGGGATTTGTTTTCAGGGGAGTGGGATTTGGTACCGCCAAGGCAACATGATATAACAGCTTTGTCAACCGATGAGGAACGGGCCGTGAATGACCGTCGTTTTGCCCGGGAAGATTCGTTACGGAATGTTTACGTGGCAACTTTCATGTCGAGGACGCAAGGCGGGGATGTGGCGATGGAGTTGGGAGTGGATACGGCACGTTTTGCTGCGTATATGGTTGCGTCTCGGGGGAATTATTCCGAGTTACTGCGTTTTATGCGTGAAGTGTCGCCTGAACGTCGGACATTAGCCATGAATTTGTTGGGCGTGATTGCGGAGAAGGATTTGCAAGACACCCCGGCTGACGTGTTGTTGTCTCACGTGGAAGGGGATGGCCGTGATGTGTCGAATCCCTATTTCACGGAATACATACTGAATCCGAGAGTGCAGAACGAGTTACTTACGGCTTATCGGGAACCCGTTCGGGAATTTTTGAAGAGGCACGATATTACGGATGTTACCAGTTTGATCCAAGAAACTGGAAAAATCAAGGTTGTTGATTCCCTGTACCCCGCGAAGGTGGTAACTCCGCCGGTGGGAGTGATCCGGGCAGGGGTGACGGATGCACTTTCCCGAAATGTTTTCTTCGTGGCAGCCTGTCGTACAATGGGAATTCCGGCTCGGCTAAGCCCGATTTCGGGTAAACCGGAGTATTATCAGAACGGAACGTGGCATACGGTTAATTTCATGACCGAAAAGGTAGTACCGAAAGGGGAGTTGATGTTGCATTATGCTCAAAAGACGGTGAGTGACCCCAAATATTTCCTAAATTTCACGATCGGAAAGTTGGAGGATGGCCGGGTACGGACGATTGACTTGGGAAGTAACGCGGCGGTGGATATGGGTGTTGGTGCGTCATATAAAACGATCTTCACGAAACCGGTCACGTTGGAAGAGGGGGATTATCTTCTTTCAACGGGAAATAGACGGAGTGATGGGGCTGTTTTGGCAGATTTGGTATCATTCCAAGTGGAGGCTGGTAAATTGACAAATATAGATATGCTTATCCGTCCTTGCGTGGAGAAAATGGAGATTCTGGGAGTGGTCCCGACGGCGCTATCCATTGTCCCGGAGGGCAAGACAAAACCGGAGGCAATCCGTTTGCCGGAGAAGGGGTACATGGCGATAGCCTTGATCGAGGCGAATAAGGAACCGACAAATCATTTGTTGCGGGATATGAGCGGAATGAAAGATGATTTCGAGAATTTGGGTGTTCCCTTGTATTTCGTGTTTAAGGATGCGGATCATCAGGCTAAGTTTAATCGTGCGGACTTCCGGGTTTTTCCTTCCGTGATGCAGTGGGGAACGGACTTGGACGGTCGTTTGCTGAAAGGTTTGGCAGAAGGATTATGCTTGACGAATACGGAGAGCCTGCCTTTGATCGTCCTGTTGAACGCGAAGGGAGAGGTTGTTTTTGTTTCCCAAGGGTATCGTGTCGGGTTGGGTACGCAGATCATGAATATAATAAGTAGAAAGTGA
- a CDS encoding Crp/Fnr family transcriptional regulator, with product MDTKEEIIRQFEAQTAPLSPETHEKLANILVRFELAKGDLFLREGEICKYYSMVAQGMIRLFYDKNGRDLTEHFSYEKGIFVSLESYFRQTPSYLMIEALEPTVIYSFPHDQLQDLMRANHEVEHMYCKMLENSLIESQQKADACRFETARERYHRLATEHPEVVKRAPLIHIASRLGMTPETLSRVRAGLL from the coding sequence ATGGACACGAAGGAAGAAATCATTAGGCAATTCGAGGCTCAAACCGCCCCGCTCAGCCCGGAAACTCACGAGAAATTGGCCAACATTCTCGTCCGTTTCGAACTGGCCAAAGGAGACCTTTTTCTCCGGGAAGGTGAGATATGTAAATATTACAGCATGGTCGCCCAAGGAATGATTCGCCTATTCTATGATAAAAACGGGCGGGATCTCACGGAACACTTCTCGTATGAAAAAGGGATATTCGTTTCGCTGGAAAGCTATTTCCGGCAAACCCCGAGTTACTTGATGATCGAGGCTCTCGAACCCACCGTTATCTATTCTTTCCCGCACGATCAACTACAAGACCTTATGCGGGCGAATCACGAGGTGGAACACATGTATTGCAAAATGCTGGAAAACTCCCTAATAGAATCACAGCAAAAAGCCGATGCCTGTCGTTTCGAGACCGCCCGGGAACGTTACCACCGACTCGCCACAGAACACCCGGAAGTAGTCAAACGGGCTCCCCTCATCCACATTGCCTCCCGGCTTGGCATGACCCCCGAAACGTTAAGCCGAGTGAGAGCTGGTTTGCTTTAA
- a CDS encoding MATE family efflux transporter: protein MGCMKPTKTLRGQLFRLTGPIFVETLLIMLLGAMDTFMLSHYSDDTVAAVGVVNQLLSLVFLVFGVSTVGTSVLCSQYLGASQQANVRQVIGVSLFFNTLIGVTTSAFLYFRAEALLKIMDLAPELIDEGLAYMQIVGGFAFLQAIALTMSAVLRSHNKAYYPMRVTLLMNVLNIIGNYALIFGKFGLPQMGVVGAAISTSSCRAVALALLLYITFGKVVPRFSFSCLRPFPWDKLKNLLHIGLPAAGEQVSYSLSQVVITYFTVMLGTAALTARTYAMNIILFSYVFSVALGQGAAILIGHLVGGERTDAAFILQKYCLRLSIVVSLCVAVVTAACSKFIFGMLTSNPEIVYMGVMLLCIDILLEVGRAVNILSVNVLNAVGDVTYPFITGLIVMWGVATALSYVFGISFGWGLAGMWVAFTLDENIRAIIFVRRWNSRKWVGKSFTRVEKLLKQTSSHSA from the coding sequence ATGGGATGTATGAAACCGACTAAAACACTACGCGGACAGCTATTTAGACTGACGGGACCGATATTCGTGGAGACGTTATTGATCATGTTGCTGGGGGCAATGGATACGTTTATGCTGAGTCATTATTCGGATGATACGGTGGCGGCCGTCGGGGTAGTGAATCAATTATTGAGTCTGGTATTTCTCGTGTTCGGGGTATCGACGGTCGGGACTTCCGTGCTTTGTTCCCAGTATTTGGGGGCATCGCAACAGGCAAACGTGCGGCAGGTGATCGGGGTGTCGTTGTTTTTTAATACCCTGATCGGGGTGACCACGAGTGCTTTCCTGTATTTTCGGGCAGAGGCTTTGTTGAAGATAATGGATTTGGCCCCGGAGCTGATCGATGAGGGATTGGCTTATATGCAGATTGTGGGCGGTTTTGCCTTCTTGCAAGCTATTGCCCTAACCATGTCGGCTGTGTTGCGAAGTCACAACAAGGCGTACTATCCCATGCGGGTGACCTTGTTGATGAACGTGTTGAATATCATTGGAAACTATGCCTTGATTTTCGGTAAATTCGGGTTACCGCAAATGGGCGTCGTGGGGGCAGCGATTTCGACCTCTTCCTGCCGGGCGGTGGCGTTAGCGTTATTATTGTATATCACGTTTGGCAAGGTGGTTCCTCGCTTCTCGTTCTCGTGTCTGAGACCGTTCCCGTGGGATAAGTTGAAAAACTTGTTGCATATAGGTCTTCCAGCGGCAGGGGAACAGGTGTCATATAGTTTGTCGCAAGTGGTCATTACTTATTTCACGGTCATGTTGGGAACGGCGGCGCTGACGGCGCGTACTTATGCGATGAATATTATCCTGTTTTCATACGTGTTCTCCGTGGCCCTCGGGCAAGGGGCCGCGATCCTGATCGGGCATCTGGTCGGGGGCGAACGTACCGATGCGGCTTTTATATTGCAGAAATATTGTCTGCGACTTTCGATCGTGGTTTCCCTTTGCGTGGCGGTGGTCACGGCGGCTTGCAGTAAGTTTATTTTCGGAATGTTGACTTCCAACCCGGAGATCGTGTACATGGGGGTGATGCTTCTTTGTATTGACATTTTGCTAGAGGTGGGACGTGCGGTGAATATCCTGTCGGTAAACGTGCTGAATGCCGTGGGGGATGTGACTTATCCTTTCATCACCGGGTTGATTGTCATGTGGGGAGTGGCGACAGCGTTGAGTTACGTGTTCGGGATCTCTTTCGGTTGGGGGCTTGCCGGGATGTGGGTGGCTTTCACGTTGGACGAGAATATCCGGGCGATTATTTTCGTGCGCCGTTGGAATAGCCGGAAATGGGTGGGTAAGTCTTTTACCCGGGTGGAGAAATTGTTAAAGCAAACCAGCTCTCACTCGGCTTAA